One window of Vicinamibacterales bacterium genomic DNA carries:
- the hisD gene encoding histidinol dehydrogenase — MLPIIDSSDTRSLAGLFDRRPSGDPAVRRRVAAIVSAVRRGGDAALRRYARRLDGLTGPLEVSPGEMIEAARTVKPAVRRALTAAARNIRIVARAQRPRTTTIRVADGLTVTERVVPLDRVGCYVPAGRYPLPSSLLMTAIPARVAGVREVFAASPRPDPVVMAAALAAGVTRLFRVGGAQAIAAFAYGTKTIPAVDKIVGPGNRYVAAAKDLVSGECAIDFHAGPSEVVVLSDTIPAAWVAADLIAQAEHDPDARAILVTTRRGYAVEVAREVALRLPASGPAATALYVHGAIVVAKDRAEAVALVNRLSPEHVLCADIDASRGITRAGTIFVGGTTVPAAGDYATGSNHVLPTAGAARFRGGLSTADFVRVIAVQQMSVGRLNEIAPTVTTLARAEGLEAHARSIEARMVSQR, encoded by the coding sequence ATGCTGCCAATCATCGATTCGTCCGACACGCGCTCGCTGGCCGGCCTGTTCGATCGACGGCCATCAGGCGATCCGGCGGTGCGCCGGCGCGTTGCGGCCATTGTCTCTGCGGTCCGGCGCGGCGGGGATGCGGCGCTTCGGCGCTACGCACGCCGCCTCGATGGATTGACCGGCCCGCTCGAGGTCTCGCCGGGCGAGATGATCGAGGCAGCCCGCACGGTGAAGCCGGCCGTCAGGCGAGCCCTCACCGCCGCCGCCAGGAACATCCGGATTGTCGCGAGGGCTCAGCGTCCACGGACGACGACCATTCGCGTGGCGGATGGATTGACCGTCACCGAGCGGGTGGTTCCGCTGGACCGCGTCGGCTGCTACGTGCCGGCAGGGCGGTACCCGCTCCCCTCGTCGCTGCTGATGACGGCCATCCCCGCGCGGGTCGCCGGCGTGCGCGAGGTGTTCGCGGCGAGCCCACGCCCGGATCCGGTGGTGATGGCAGCCGCCCTGGCTGCAGGCGTCACGCGCCTGTTCCGCGTCGGCGGCGCCCAGGCAATCGCGGCGTTCGCCTACGGCACGAAGACGATTCCAGCCGTGGACAAGATCGTGGGCCCGGGCAACCGGTACGTGGCTGCCGCCAAGGACCTCGTGTCCGGTGAGTGCGCCATCGACTTCCACGCCGGGCCGTCCGAGGTCGTCGTCTTGTCGGATACGATTCCAGCCGCGTGGGTGGCCGCCGATCTCATCGCGCAGGCCGAGCACGATCCCGACGCCCGCGCCATCCTGGTGACCACCCGCCGCGGGTATGCCGTCGAGGTCGCGCGGGAGGTTGCCCTGCGGCTCCCGGCGTCGGGGCCCGCCGCAACGGCGCTCTACGTTCACGGCGCGATCGTCGTCGCCAAGGATCGGGCCGAGGCAGTGGCTCTCGTGAACCGGCTGTCCCCCGAGCACGTGCTGTGTGCCGACATCGATGCTTCGCGCGGCATCACGCGGGCGGGAACAATCTTCGTGGGCGGGACCACGGTGCCGGCAGCAGGAGACTACGCGACGGGGTCGAATCATGTGCTTCCGACCGCCGGTGCCGCCAGGTTCCGTGGCGGCCTGAGCACCGCCGACTTCGTCAGGGTGATTGCCGTGCAGCAGATGAGCGTCGGGCGACTGAACGAGATCGCCCCCACCGTGACGACCTTGGCGCGAGCCGAGGGGCTGGAGGCTCACGCGCGATCGATCGAAGCAAGAATGGTGTCACAGCGGTAG
- a CDS encoding M28 family peptidase, producing the protein MTSLRTRSAFLVVVCALTLLVVRADPVRAQGGPPARTAAELLLPPNVLRALDAELSGTLMRDHVATLAGIHRVPATPGYHEAAEWVMARARAYGLSDVHVEQFPGDGKTWFGTMRGNRGWRVEGGELTETSPHARRIGSFDDLKMLVADNSESADLTAELVDVGAGTSPRDYEGREVKGRLVLCDGSPGVAHRLAVEERGAAGLISYNSNQKTGWWRDDIDLIRWGHLDSRGRANAFALMVSVREARDLQRRLASGEKIVLHAVVRAGNDDTIPYETVVATIPGTDPSRGEIVYSCHFDHQKPAANDDASGCAAILEIGRVVRKLVDTRTIPPPLRTIRFVFPSEMTGTIAYLAKYPDIASRITAAIHLDMVGGNPFVTKSVLHITRSPWSISSVTDDVVETFGRYVIDGAYQGTADGDFADAVREPNGPKDALWADVTEYESGSDHWIYQDGSFGVPTIYLRDWPDIYIHTNKDIVDNVDPTKIKRSAFIAATSGYYLSRLTAPSSAGDAALPYLMLGGAMRRMADDVARASVYAFGKPADPLDAVALAVESGRREERRLDSLSRFGYAPAGSPGAQVVDEVRGSLRRMLPPMRPAGTGGDTRVPERTVSLKGPLTPSVDWVREKAGAAAVTLAIARLPRGDDVAYEVANFINGKRTVSEIRSAVSAEFGPVDLKVVAEYIELLARIGAVTLK; encoded by the coding sequence ATGACGTCACTGCGAACTCGCTCGGCCTTTCTGGTTGTCGTCTGCGCACTGACCCTGCTCGTCGTTCGCGCGGATCCCGTGCGCGCGCAGGGCGGGCCTCCGGCCAGAACCGCAGCCGAGCTGCTCTTGCCTCCCAACGTCCTGCGGGCACTCGACGCGGAACTCTCCGGCACGCTGATGCGCGACCACGTCGCCACGTTGGCCGGCATTCACCGGGTGCCTGCCACTCCGGGTTACCACGAAGCCGCCGAGTGGGTGATGGCGCGGGCGCGGGCTTATGGCCTGAGCGACGTCCATGTCGAGCAGTTCCCCGGCGACGGCAAGACATGGTTCGGCACGATGCGGGGAAACCGCGGGTGGCGGGTGGAAGGCGGCGAGTTGACGGAGACCTCGCCGCACGCCCGGCGCATCGGATCGTTCGATGATCTGAAGATGCTGGTCGCGGACAATAGCGAGAGCGCCGACCTCACCGCCGAGTTGGTGGACGTGGGCGCCGGCACGTCCCCCCGCGACTACGAGGGTCGTGAGGTGAAAGGCCGCCTCGTGCTCTGCGATGGGTCGCCAGGCGTCGCTCACCGGCTTGCCGTCGAGGAGCGCGGCGCCGCCGGTCTCATCAGCTACAACTCGAACCAGAAGACCGGCTGGTGGCGCGATGACATCGACCTGATTCGGTGGGGCCACCTCGATTCGCGCGGACGCGCCAATGCGTTTGCGCTCATGGTCTCGGTGCGCGAAGCGCGCGACCTGCAGCGCCGGCTCGCCTCAGGCGAGAAGATCGTGCTCCATGCCGTGGTCCGCGCGGGAAACGACGACACCATCCCATACGAGACGGTGGTCGCAACGATTCCGGGAACCGATCCCTCCCGCGGCGAGATCGTGTACAGCTGCCACTTCGATCACCAGAAGCCCGCGGCAAACGACGACGCCAGCGGCTGTGCCGCCATCCTCGAGATTGGACGGGTTGTCAGGAAGCTGGTGGACACCCGGACGATTCCACCGCCGCTCCGGACGATTCGCTTCGTCTTTCCGTCCGAGATGACGGGAACCATCGCGTACCTGGCAAAGTACCCGGACATCGCTTCGCGGATCACCGCGGCGATCCACCTCGACATGGTCGGCGGCAACCCGTTCGTGACCAAGTCGGTCCTGCACATCACGCGCTCTCCCTGGTCGATCTCGAGCGTGACCGACGATGTCGTCGAGACATTCGGACGCTACGTCATCGACGGGGCGTACCAGGGCACGGCCGATGGCGACTTCGCCGACGCGGTCCGCGAACCGAACGGCCCGAAGGACGCGCTGTGGGCGGACGTCACCGAGTACGAGAGCGGCAGCGACCACTGGATCTACCAGGACGGAAGCTTCGGGGTTCCAACCATCTACCTGCGCGATTGGCCCGATATCTACATCCATACCAACAAGGACATCGTCGACAACGTCGATCCGACGAAGATCAAGCGATCTGCCTTCATCGCGGCGACGAGCGGCTACTACCTGTCGCGACTCACGGCCCCATCGAGCGCCGGCGACGCCGCCCTTCCGTATCTGATGCTTGGCGGCGCCATGCGCCGCATGGCCGACGATGTGGCGCGAGCCTCGGTGTATGCATTCGGCAAGCCGGCCGACCCGCTCGACGCGGTCGCACTCGCGGTCGAGTCCGGCCGGCGGGAGGAGCGGCGCCTCGATTCGCTCTCGCGATTCGGCTACGCCCCGGCCGGGTCGCCCGGAGCGCAGGTTGTCGACGAGGTTCGCGGAAGTCTGAGGCGGATGCTTCCCCCCATGCGGCCGGCCGGCACCGGGGGCGACACGCGCGTGCCCGAACGAACCGTATCCCTGAAGGGTCCGTTGACACCGTCGGTCGACTGGGTGCGTGAAAAGGCCGGCGCGGCGGCGGTCACGCTCGCGATCGCGCGCCTCCCTCGGGGCGACGACGTGGCGTACGAGGTGGCCAACTTCATCAACGGGAAGCGGACGGTCAGTGAGATTCGGAGCGCGGTCAGCGCGGAGTTCGGGCCTGTCGATCTGAAGGTGGTGGCGGAGTACATCGAACTGCTCGCCAGGATCGGGGCGGTCACGCTGAAATAG
- the hisI gene encoding phosphoribosyl-AMP cyclohydrolase, with protein MDFSKLAGLIPAVVQDAQSGEVLMVGFMNDEALALTRDTGYATFFSRTRNRLWMKGETSGNRLGVRQILVDCDRDTVLLKVTREGEGNVCHTGERSCFFSELPADEAALVRGAR; from the coding sequence GTGGATTTCAGCAAGCTGGCAGGGCTCATTCCGGCCGTGGTGCAGGACGCGCAGAGTGGCGAGGTCTTGATGGTCGGGTTCATGAACGACGAGGCGCTCGCGCTCACCCGCGACACGGGCTACGCCACGTTCTTCAGCCGGACGCGCAACAGGTTGTGGATGAAGGGGGAAACGTCGGGCAATCGCCTCGGCGTCCGGCAGATTCTCGTCGATTGCGATCGAGACACGGTGCTCCTCAAGGTCACCCGCGAGGGCGAGGGGAACGTGTGCCACACCGGCGAACGGAGCTGCTTCTTCAGCGAACTTCCGGCAGACGAGGCGGCCCTCGTGCGAGGTGCGCGATGA
- a CDS encoding DUF885 domain-containing protein — translation MRTLLLVCLLSGIAPGSAWSGSPDVQTIVHGYIERYFSTYPSLATQAGRHDFDTQLEDLSPVRRSAWLRFNRDTLEQLTPAMQAPGVSLDDRLDGEALTGQLQREILALDVLHRPERDPLYWTSIVENASTFLLVRDDLPLADRLERVVKRTRLMPRLARQAREALATSGPKTIAPELCRISAEQARSSADFFATGLASVAKGLPATEASLRTAGAAAAAELRDLAQFLDTRAASATGSPRLSADYAAAFRWTTGIEEPLPAVLARARADFAAKQVEAAAYGRQVWKSIIASEQPPTDDREVLKRLFERVAADGDRNTKEYVENWLDTIKRLEAFVREHRIMTLPDPVTLFVSTSPSYFLSQSVGGVYAAGPYAPEAKTLYFLPVPADSATPAQAASFFRDFNRDFNTMIAAHELIPGHYTQLKYAARHPHQVRALFADDVYVEGWGTFCERLLLDEGWGSPLARLAHLKKQLENIARTIVDISVHTGGMSRDEVLRFVKEDALQGDQLASNMWMRSITSPVQLTTYYLGYREIRAVYDQARATKGQQFDLRAFMDGMMRLGPVAARHYLVS, via the coding sequence ATGCGCACCCTGCTTCTCGTCTGCCTGCTGTCGGGCATTGCGCCGGGATCCGCATGGTCTGGCTCGCCCGACGTGCAGACCATCGTCCATGGATACATCGAGCGGTACTTCTCGACCTATCCGAGTCTGGCGACGCAGGCCGGTCGGCACGACTTCGACACGCAACTCGAAGATCTGTCGCCGGTGCGGCGGTCGGCGTGGCTCCGCTTCAACCGGGATACGCTCGAGCAGTTGACGCCGGCGATGCAGGCGCCCGGAGTGTCGCTGGACGACCGGCTCGACGGAGAGGCGCTGACCGGACAACTCCAGCGCGAGATCCTGGCGCTCGACGTGTTGCACCGGCCCGAGCGCGACCCGCTCTACTGGACGTCCATCGTCGAGAACGCGAGTACATTCCTGCTGGTGCGCGACGATCTGCCGCTCGCCGACCGACTCGAGCGTGTGGTGAAGCGCACGAGGTTGATGCCGCGGCTGGCCAGGCAGGCACGTGAGGCCCTTGCGACGTCCGGTCCAAAGACCATCGCGCCCGAGCTGTGTCGCATTTCCGCGGAGCAGGCGCGCTCGTCTGCCGACTTCTTTGCGACCGGTCTCGCGAGCGTAGCGAAGGGCCTGCCGGCAACCGAGGCGTCACTTCGCACGGCGGGCGCAGCGGCGGCCGCGGAACTTCGCGACCTGGCGCAGTTTCTCGACACACGTGCGGCGTCAGCCACTGGGTCTCCTCGTCTCAGCGCCGACTATGCGGCAGCGTTTCGATGGACCACCGGCATCGAGGAACCGCTGCCCGCGGTGCTGGCACGCGCTCGCGCCGATTTCGCGGCCAAACAGGTGGAAGCTGCGGCCTACGGCCGCCAGGTCTGGAAGTCGATCATCGCGAGCGAGCAGCCTCCGACCGACGATCGCGAGGTCTTGAAGCGATTGTTCGAGCGCGTCGCGGCCGACGGGGATCGCAACACGAAAGAGTACGTCGAGAACTGGCTGGATACGATCAAGCGGCTCGAGGCGTTCGTCAGGGAGCATCGCATCATGACGCTGCCCGATCCGGTCACGCTCTTCGTTTCGACGTCACCGTCGTACTTCCTCAGTCAGAGCGTCGGTGGCGTGTACGCGGCGGGCCCCTACGCCCCCGAGGCGAAGACGCTCTACTTCCTGCCCGTCCCGGCCGACTCTGCCACACCCGCCCAGGCGGCGTCGTTCTTCCGCGACTTCAACCGCGACTTCAACACGATGATTGCCGCGCACGAGCTCATTCCCGGCCACTACACACAGCTGAAGTACGCGGCGCGGCATCCACACCAGGTTCGCGCGCTGTTTGCCGACGATGTTTACGTTGAGGGATGGGGAACGTTCTGCGAACGCCTGCTGCTCGACGAGGGGTGGGGTTCGCCACTCGCGCGACTGGCGCACCTGAAGAAGCAGCTCGAGAACATCGCCCGGACGATCGTGGACATCAGCGTCCACACCGGCGGGATGTCACGCGACGAGGTGCTGCGGTTCGTGAAAGAGGATGCGCTACAGGGCGACCAACTGGCATCCAACATGTGGATGCGCAGCATCACCAGTCCCGTGCAGTTGACGACGTATTACCTCGGGTACCGCGAGATACGCGCCGTCTACGACCAGGCCCGCGCCACGAAGGGCCAGCAGTTCGACCTGCGGGCGTTCATGGACGGCATGATGCGGCTCGGCCCCGTCGCCGCCCGCCACTACCTGGTTTCGTAG
- the hisG gene encoding ATP phosphoribosyltransferase: MTLKLGIPKGSLQDATVQLFARAGFNLYVSSRSYAPGVDDPELECLLIRAQEMARYVADGVLDAGLTGQDWIAEQLEVNPARRVCPIADLIYAKQSFGKVRWVLAVPDASPAQTAADLEGATIATELVRVTERYFSRKGVKVDVEFSWGATEVKPPVLADAIVEATETGSTLRANRLRIIDTVMESNTQLIANPAALDDPWKRAKIESVALMLRAAIEAHGRVGLMLNARTTDVEAILGLLPALQRPTVSPLSDPDWVAINTIIDERTARDLIPRLKAANAQGIVEYPLNKIVL, encoded by the coding sequence ATGACGCTCAAGCTCGGAATTCCGAAGGGTTCGCTGCAGGATGCCACGGTCCAGTTGTTCGCACGGGCCGGCTTCAACCTCTACGTCAGCTCGCGTTCCTACGCCCCTGGCGTCGACGACCCCGAGCTCGAGTGCCTGCTCATCCGCGCGCAGGAAATGGCCCGCTACGTCGCGGACGGCGTCCTCGACGCGGGTCTGACCGGCCAGGACTGGATTGCCGAGCAACTGGAGGTGAATCCCGCCCGCCGCGTATGTCCGATCGCGGACTTGATCTACGCCAAACAGAGCTTCGGCAAGGTGCGATGGGTGCTGGCGGTGCCCGATGCGTCGCCGGCCCAAACCGCCGCCGATCTCGAAGGGGCGACGATTGCCACCGAGCTGGTGCGCGTCACCGAGCGCTACTTCTCCCGGAAGGGCGTGAAGGTGGACGTCGAGTTCTCGTGGGGCGCCACCGAGGTCAAGCCTCCCGTGCTCGCCGACGCGATCGTCGAAGCCACGGAGACCGGTTCGACGCTGCGCGCCAACCGGCTGCGGATCATCGACACGGTGATGGAGTCGAACACGCAGCTGATCGCGAACCCGGCGGCGCTCGACGACCCATGGAAGCGCGCGAAGATCGAGAGCGTCGCGTTGATGCTGCGGGCCGCGATCGAGGCGCACGGTCGCGTCGGCCTCATGCTGAACGCCAGGACGACGGACGTCGAGGCAATCCTCGGCCTCCTGCCGGCGCTCCAGAGGCCGACGGTGTCGCCACTGAGCGACCCGGATTGGGTGGCGATCAACACGATCATCGACGAGCGGACCGCGCGCGACCTGATTCCGCGCCTCAAGGCCGCCAACGCGCAGGGGATCGTGGAGTATCCGCTGAACAAGATCGTGCTGTAG